One window of the Arthrobacter sp. D5-1 genome contains the following:
- a CDS encoding carbohydrate ABC transporter permease, whose translation MTTIQERVTTTAPVVKRKKRDWSVAIRVVVLLIASVFVLGPVLWTLSTSLRPPSESFQLPPTFLPLNPDLTSYEQVFKQLNIVALVVNSALVTGLIAVGQMITAALAGYAFAHLKFRGRGALFSIVLATMMVPAQVTIVPVFMLIRGVGLSDTLLALIIPAIPTAFGTFLMRQYFMGLPGELAEAAAIDGASPWRTFRSVYAPLAMPGLAIVGILAFNFHWNEFFRPLIMTISEQNFTLPLGLVSLQGNLGTGSISVVLAGVVLSMIPALVVFMFGQRALQDGLTAGTGK comes from the coding sequence ATGACTACCATTCAAGAACGTGTCACCACCACGGCGCCTGTAGTGAAGCGGAAGAAGCGCGACTGGTCAGTGGCCATCCGCGTCGTTGTCTTGCTGATCGCGTCCGTCTTTGTCCTGGGGCCGGTGCTGTGGACGCTGTCCACCTCGCTGCGACCGCCGTCGGAATCCTTCCAGCTGCCGCCCACCTTCCTGCCCCTGAATCCGGACCTGACCTCCTACGAACAAGTGTTCAAGCAGCTCAACATTGTGGCGCTGGTAGTGAACAGCGCCCTGGTGACCGGTTTGATCGCGGTGGGGCAGATGATCACCGCCGCACTGGCAGGGTACGCGTTTGCGCACCTGAAGTTCCGGGGGCGGGGTGCCCTGTTCTCGATCGTGCTGGCCACCATGATGGTTCCGGCGCAGGTGACGATCGTGCCCGTTTTCATGCTGATCCGTGGCGTGGGCCTCTCGGACACGCTGCTCGCGCTGATCATTCCGGCCATTCCGACGGCGTTCGGTACCTTCCTGATGCGCCAGTACTTCATGGGGCTGCCGGGTGAGCTCGCTGAAGCGGCTGCGATCGACGGCGCCTCGCCGTGGCGGACCTTCCGCTCCGTGTATGCGCCGCTGGCCATGCCGGGCCTGGCGATCGTGGGCATTCTGGCGTTCAACTTCCACTGGAACGAGTTCTTCAGGCCCCTCATCATGACCATCTCCGAGCAGAACTTCACCCTCCCGCTGGGCTTGGTCTCCCTTCAAGGCAACCTCGGCACCGGAAGCATCTCCGTGGTCCTGGCCGGCGTTGTCCTCTCCATGATTCCCGCGCTGGTGGTGTTCATGTTCGGCCAGCGCGCGCTGCAGGACGGACTCACCGCGGGCACGGGCAAATAA
- a CDS encoding sugar ABC transporter permease, with the protein MSTATSTPTGTGSEPGRRQAAHKNGQISKRGRVQQRWLPWAFLAPTIVGMGIFTLLPIVASIALAFFRWDIISAPTFVGFDNFAEVVQDPTVRVSFLNTIVFVVVAVALQLGLALGLAIMVQEKLPAWLRVFFRSAFFFPLILSAASVSIFMRYLFNEQFGVVNWLLSIVGIPAVPWLTTPTGSAAVVILVYVWQNFGFSFLLFIGGLASIPVETYEAASIDGATGWRKHWFVTLPLLSPTTLVASVMAIINALQVFDQPYVLTRGGPGDSTRTAVMVIFESAFQRLEFGEASAIGVILTLIIMAITAAQFRLSKRFVFYQ; encoded by the coding sequence ATGAGCACCGCCACCAGTACTCCTACAGGCACGGGGAGTGAGCCGGGTCGTCGCCAGGCCGCCCATAAGAACGGACAAATCTCCAAGCGCGGCCGCGTCCAACAACGCTGGCTGCCGTGGGCCTTCCTGGCCCCAACCATCGTGGGCATGGGCATCTTTACCCTCCTGCCGATCGTCGCTTCCATTGCGCTCGCCTTCTTCCGCTGGGACATCATCTCAGCGCCGACGTTCGTGGGTTTCGATAACTTCGCCGAGGTAGTCCAGGACCCCACCGTCCGGGTCTCGTTCCTGAACACCATCGTGTTCGTTGTGGTGGCAGTGGCCCTCCAACTCGGACTGGCGCTGGGCCTGGCGATCATGGTGCAGGAGAAGCTCCCGGCCTGGCTCAGGGTGTTCTTCCGCTCCGCCTTCTTTTTCCCGCTGATCCTGTCCGCGGCCTCGGTATCGATCTTCATGCGCTACCTCTTCAACGAGCAATTCGGCGTGGTGAACTGGTTGCTGTCCATCGTGGGCATCCCAGCGGTCCCGTGGCTGACGACGCCGACCGGGTCTGCCGCCGTCGTAATTCTTGTGTACGTGTGGCAAAACTTCGGGTTCTCATTCCTCCTGTTCATCGGTGGCCTGGCCTCCATTCCGGTGGAGACGTACGAGGCCGCGTCGATTGACGGTGCGACGGGTTGGCGCAAGCACTGGTTCGTCACCCTGCCGCTGCTCAGTCCCACCACCCTGGTGGCTTCGGTCATGGCGATCATCAACGCGCTGCAGGTGTTCGACCAGCCTTATGTCCTCACCCGCGGCGGGCCCGGCGACTCGACGCGTACAGCCGTGATGGTGATCTTCGAGTCCGCATTCCAGCGCCTTGAGTTCGGCGAGGCATCGGCGATCGGCGTGATCCTGACGCTCATCATCATGGCCATCACCGCCGCGCAATTCCGGCTCAGCAAACGATTCGTCTTCTACCAGTAA
- a CDS encoding sugar ABC transporter substrate-binding protein — MSGTNGALRQFTRRSALTALGAGIVGVTAASWPRLTGTDIPGRGDNSLSIAIMGTAADAAARQKVIDAFAKVHPDIKVKVQAIQAVDWKDFFTKILTMVAAGTPPDVVYVATEGAQLFAEKLAHPLDDYLRRDADHMKEYFEDVHPSLVEAFMYKGSLFQLPIDWNAANMYYNTTALTKAGLERPSDNWTHTDFRSTLAAMKKANPKDFTPYYWTNRLFGGVVPWLYANDTSFLKETKSPGGEWLWDGFYANDPSRSLRSGGYQWLEPNADDPRVFESFDYLRGLVKDGLGVRPEEGGGSALIGLFASNRIGTTPAGGYWVQGLHEAGMTENDFDVQFFPKWRTQRHQFGTAGYAIMKTAKDKDAAWEWVKFSSSREAMQIVFPTPNTTPARRSMVNEQLYAGTGPRNWKVFYDTLDKFPTTGPIPAPPQQAAVETALMKNVSLAVSGDERQLKDALSSMQRDLEIALRRQP; from the coding sequence ATGTCGGGAACCAATGGGGCTTTGCGTCAATTCACACGCAGAAGTGCCCTCACAGCCCTCGGCGCCGGGATTGTTGGAGTAACCGCGGCGTCGTGGCCGCGCTTGACCGGGACGGACATCCCCGGCCGGGGAGACAACAGCCTCAGCATCGCCATCATGGGCACCGCGGCCGACGCCGCAGCCCGTCAAAAGGTCATCGATGCCTTTGCGAAAGTCCACCCTGATATCAAGGTCAAGGTCCAGGCGATCCAAGCTGTCGACTGGAAGGACTTCTTTACCAAGATCCTCACCATGGTGGCAGCAGGCACCCCGCCGGACGTGGTGTACGTGGCCACGGAAGGCGCGCAGCTCTTTGCAGAAAAGCTGGCCCATCCGCTGGATGACTACCTTCGCCGGGACGCGGACCACATGAAGGAGTACTTCGAGGACGTCCACCCCAGCCTGGTGGAAGCATTCATGTACAAAGGCAGCCTGTTCCAGCTCCCCATCGACTGGAATGCCGCCAACATGTACTACAACACCACTGCGCTCACTAAAGCGGGACTGGAACGGCCCTCCGACAACTGGACGCACACCGACTTCCGCAGCACCCTCGCAGCCATGAAGAAGGCAAATCCCAAGGACTTCACGCCGTACTACTGGACCAACCGCCTCTTCGGCGGTGTGGTGCCATGGCTCTACGCCAACGACACCAGCTTCCTCAAGGAGACCAAGTCCCCGGGCGGCGAGTGGCTGTGGGACGGCTTCTACGCCAACGATCCCTCGCGGAGCCTCCGCTCCGGCGGCTACCAGTGGCTGGAACCCAACGCCGACGATCCCCGGGTCTTCGAATCCTTCGACTACCTCCGCGGACTGGTCAAGGACGGGCTGGGTGTCCGGCCGGAGGAAGGCGGCGGCAGCGCTCTGATCGGCCTCTTCGCCTCCAACAGGATAGGTACGACGCCGGCGGGCGGCTACTGGGTCCAAGGCCTCCACGAGGCGGGGATGACCGAAAACGACTTCGACGTTCAGTTCTTCCCCAAATGGCGCACCCAACGGCACCAGTTCGGCACAGCCGGGTACGCGATCATGAAGACCGCCAAGGACAAGGATGCCGCCTGGGAATGGGTGAAGTTCAGCTCCAGCCGCGAAGCCATGCAGATCGTCTTCCCCACACCGAACACCACACCCGCCCGGCGCTCCATGGTCAACGAACAGCTTTACGCAGGAACAGGTCCACGGAACTGGAAGGTCTTCTACGACACCCTGGACAAGTTCCCCACCACAGGGCCCATTCCAGCGCCACCCCAGCAGGCCGCCGTCGAAACCGCCCTCATGAAAAACGTCAGCCTGGCTGTCAGTGGGGACGAGCGCCAACTCAAAGACGCCCTGAGCTCCATGCAGCGTGACCTCGAAATTGCCCTGAGGAGGCAGCCATGA
- a CDS encoding phosphatase PAP2 family protein has protein sequence MSSQQFRTSGRSSKRPLQQRDAGIGTGFLFILATITSVVGLAATYYFFVRTTMGQFIDESALVEATVLGGTAGRASTEFLDMLPMLSLAIAAIMVLFVTIARRRWKAAGIAVAACIAANAATQILKFLIPDRPDRGVQTLELNSLPSGHTTLAASAAAAVFLMVSPRWRPLAGFLGSTFAVATGVSTLINQWHRPADVVAAFLVVGAVMVPAGWLILRTGTSWNVWKGYGEHWAASRLWVWLTVTALVVAGVVAAYSLLQVMPGLSTDSTIDYFWAGTAFIVIAGYLSALGGTWLFGLAARKN, from the coding sequence ATGAGTTCCCAGCAATTCCGCACCAGCGGGAGGTCGAGCAAACGGCCGCTTCAACAGCGCGACGCAGGCATCGGAACAGGATTCCTTTTCATCCTGGCCACCATCACCAGCGTGGTGGGCCTGGCCGCAACGTACTACTTCTTTGTGCGCACCACCATGGGCCAGTTCATCGACGAATCAGCGCTTGTTGAAGCCACCGTGCTGGGCGGAACAGCCGGGAGGGCCTCTACGGAGTTCCTGGACATGCTGCCCATGCTGTCGCTCGCGATCGCCGCCATCATGGTGCTCTTCGTAACCATCGCCCGGCGCCGCTGGAAAGCCGCCGGCATCGCCGTGGCCGCCTGCATCGCCGCCAATGCAGCCACGCAGATCCTCAAGTTCCTCATCCCGGACCGGCCCGACCGCGGCGTCCAAACCCTGGAATTGAACTCACTTCCCTCCGGGCACACCACCCTTGCCGCCTCCGCTGCCGCCGCCGTGTTCCTCATGGTGTCGCCACGCTGGCGCCCGCTGGCCGGGTTCCTGGGCAGCACCTTCGCCGTGGCCACCGGCGTTTCCACGCTCATCAACCAGTGGCATCGCCCAGCCGACGTCGTAGCGGCCTTCCTGGTAGTCGGCGCCGTCATGGTCCCCGCGGGGTGGCTCATCCTCCGCACAGGGACCAGCTGGAACGTGTGGAAGGGTTACGGCGAGCACTGGGCGGCATCCCGGCTGTGGGTATGGCTCACGGTAACCGCGCTGGTGGTGGCCGGCGTTGTCGCGGCCTACTCACTACTGCAGGTCATGCCCGGCCTGAGCACCGACAGCACCATCGACTACTTCTGGGCCGGCACGGCCTTCATTGTGATCGCCGGCTATCTGTCAGCACTGGGCGGCACTTGGCTCTTCGGACTGGCTGCGCGGAAGAACTAG
- a CDS encoding acyltransferase, with protein sequence MSSTLSPRPAPATASTLSLPASRDLVVDFIRVACMFAVVAVHLLMMGISVDSSGIGVGNPLTSLSWFAQGTWFGQVMPLFFVVGGFASLTSWRSLQRKGGDAGDYLRNRVLRLVRPTVALYAFLTIALWSATAAGVPGDLLTVIAAGAGVQLWFLAAYLICQAMVPTMAKLHGLAPYRTVAALAAGAVVVDVVRLGLEHNPWGFDSNPVGLLNMVFVWGLLQQLGFFYADGFFDRFARWKLVLAAVACYGALVPLTGAGPYPVDMLTSQNPPMFPLVLVGLAHVLLVKAVYPMLQWCVRVGWVQKVMFVVGSRAMTIYLWHLPLIIALFGIALVLRLPFPEPASTEWWLSRPLFYVAAWALVLLVSTPLVRLELAGTALAPGASRPSMWRIALGTVLAIIPPFVVMRQALDVTNATWGLVLLVIAVALVTGKVPDRAWKTPRLMGRTEA encoded by the coding sequence ATGTCTTCCACCCTCAGTCCCCGCCCGGCCCCCGCCACGGCATCGACTCTCTCCCTCCCGGCGTCCCGCGATCTCGTGGTCGATTTCATTCGCGTCGCCTGCATGTTTGCCGTGGTGGCCGTCCACCTGCTCATGATGGGCATCAGCGTGGACTCCTCCGGCATCGGGGTGGGGAATCCCCTGACGTCCTTGAGCTGGTTCGCGCAGGGTACGTGGTTCGGCCAGGTCATGCCGCTCTTCTTCGTGGTGGGCGGCTTCGCGTCGCTTACCTCGTGGCGGAGCCTGCAACGCAAAGGCGGAGACGCCGGCGACTACCTCCGGAACCGCGTGCTCCGACTGGTACGTCCCACGGTCGCCCTCTACGCCTTCCTCACCATTGCGCTGTGGAGCGCGACGGCGGCCGGCGTCCCGGGCGACCTTCTTACCGTTATCGCTGCGGGCGCCGGAGTTCAGTTGTGGTTCCTGGCTGCATACCTGATCTGCCAGGCGATGGTTCCCACCATGGCCAAGCTCCACGGCCTGGCACCGTACCGGACCGTCGCAGCGCTGGCCGCTGGCGCCGTCGTCGTTGATGTTGTTCGCTTGGGCTTGGAGCACAATCCGTGGGGTTTCGACTCAAATCCGGTCGGACTGCTGAACATGGTGTTCGTGTGGGGGTTGCTGCAGCAGCTTGGCTTTTTCTACGCCGATGGCTTCTTTGACCGGTTTGCCCGCTGGAAGCTGGTCCTGGCCGCGGTTGCTTGTTATGGAGCGCTGGTCCCGCTGACGGGTGCCGGCCCCTACCCCGTGGATATGCTGACCAGCCAGAACCCGCCGATGTTCCCGCTGGTGTTGGTGGGCTTGGCGCACGTTCTGCTGGTGAAGGCCGTGTATCCGATGTTGCAGTGGTGCGTACGGGTGGGCTGGGTGCAGAAGGTGATGTTCGTGGTGGGCAGCCGTGCCATGACCATCTACCTGTGGCACCTGCCGTTGATCATTGCCTTGTTCGGGATCGCGCTGGTCCTGCGGCTGCCGTTCCCTGAGCCCGCCAGCACCGAGTGGTGGCTGAGCCGTCCCCTGTTCTACGTTGCAGCGTGGGCGCTGGTGTTGCTGGTCTCTACGCCGCTGGTCCGCTTGGAACTTGCCGGCACCGCGCTGGCTCCCGGTGCTTCAAGACCGTCCATGTGGCGTATCGCTCTTGGTACTGTGCTGGCGATCATCCCGCCCTTCGTGGTGATGAGGCAGGCCCTTGATGTCACCAATGCGACGTGGGGTTTGGTTCTGTTGGTGATCGCCGTGGCACTTGTTACCGGCAAGGTCCCGGACCGGGCGTGGAAGACGCCGCGGCTGATGGGGCGGACAGAAGCCTGA
- a CDS encoding M28 family peptidase, whose protein sequence is MHTKHKPRIEKRTSALAAGVATIAILALAITPPALAAKGTDSQALRDAVTADAIVGHLEELQAIAEANGGTRSAGTAGHVASAEYIEDQLEAAGFVTQRQYFEYLKFNLTGESFERLTPTPRTYTEDDFAAMSYSGFGEVTGNVTPVDINLTGDRASTSGCEAIDFTGFVAGSIALIQRGTCPFNTKAVNAQAAGAAGVIIFNQGDADDRLGRVDGTLGAPTADNPEVTVPTVGASFAVGEELAGLTGATVRIVVEGNTQPIETFNVLADTAGRADRTVVVGAHLDSVAEGPGINDNGSGSGAILETALQFAALGISPENRVRFAWWSGEEDGLIGSDYYVAQLSKSDVKNHALNLNFDMVASPNPVRFVYDGDGKPLGTAGPNGSALIEKVFLDYFASQGLATEPTEFDGRSDYFGFIENGIPAGGLFTGAEEIKTAEQAAIYGGTAGVAYDPCYHQACDDITNIDTAVLEQMADAIAHSTLVFAETQSAVNGTAKGTGNLKLDFKGNQAVR, encoded by the coding sequence ATGCATACAAAGCACAAACCACGCATTGAAAAACGAACCTCTGCCCTTGCAGCAGGAGTGGCGACCATCGCGATTCTTGCCTTAGCAATAACTCCACCCGCGCTGGCTGCCAAAGGGACGGACAGTCAGGCCCTTCGGGACGCCGTCACTGCGGACGCAATCGTCGGCCACCTCGAAGAACTCCAAGCGATCGCTGAGGCCAATGGCGGCACGCGATCTGCCGGTACTGCGGGCCATGTGGCCTCGGCGGAGTACATCGAGGATCAGCTTGAAGCCGCAGGATTCGTGACACAGCGCCAGTACTTCGAATACCTCAAGTTCAACCTGACGGGTGAATCTTTTGAGCGCCTTACGCCAACCCCAAGGACATACACCGAGGACGATTTTGCTGCGATGTCGTACTCCGGCTTCGGCGAGGTTACGGGGAATGTGACCCCGGTGGACATCAATCTCACAGGCGACCGTGCCTCAACCAGTGGTTGCGAGGCTATCGACTTCACCGGATTTGTAGCCGGAAGTATCGCACTCATTCAGCGTGGCACCTGTCCTTTCAACACCAAGGCCGTGAACGCCCAAGCTGCGGGGGCAGCAGGCGTGATCATCTTCAACCAGGGCGACGCCGATGATCGGCTGGGCAGGGTGGATGGAACCCTCGGCGCCCCCACAGCTGACAACCCGGAAGTGACCGTCCCAACGGTAGGTGCAAGCTTTGCGGTCGGTGAGGAACTGGCCGGTCTCACGGGTGCTACGGTGCGCATCGTGGTTGAGGGCAATACCCAGCCGATCGAAACCTTCAACGTCCTGGCAGATACGGCCGGGCGCGCAGACCGCACCGTGGTGGTGGGTGCGCACCTCGATTCCGTCGCTGAGGGTCCCGGCATCAATGACAACGGCTCCGGATCCGGTGCCATCCTTGAGACGGCCTTGCAGTTTGCGGCACTTGGAATTTCTCCGGAAAACCGCGTGCGGTTTGCCTGGTGGAGCGGCGAGGAAGATGGCCTGATTGGCTCCGACTACTACGTGGCCCAACTGAGTAAGAGTGACGTCAAGAACCATGCACTCAACCTCAACTTCGACATGGTGGCTTCACCCAACCCGGTCAGGTTCGTCTACGACGGTGATGGCAAACCACTCGGAACCGCGGGGCCCAACGGTTCAGCCTTGATCGAGAAGGTGTTCCTGGACTACTTCGCCTCTCAAGGTCTGGCTACGGAGCCCACAGAGTTCGACGGCCGCTCGGACTACTTCGGGTTCATCGAAAACGGCATTCCGGCCGGTGGCCTTTTCACTGGTGCTGAGGAGATCAAGACCGCGGAGCAGGCGGCCATTTACGGCGGCACGGCAGGCGTTGCCTACGACCCCTGCTACCACCAGGCCTGCGACGACATCACCAACATTGACACTGCGGTCCTGGAACAGATGGCCGACGCCATTGCCCACTCCACGCTGGTCTTCGCTGAAACCCAGTCCGCGGTGAACGGCACCGCGAAGGGCACGGGCAACCTGAAGCTCGATTTCAAGGGCAACCAGGCAGTCCGCTAG
- a CDS encoding MFS transporter, with protein sequence MTKTQTNQTFSLRSVALPAFGPALLFCIGEGAVLPVIALSARDLGASVAVSALIVTLIGLGSWIFNIPASIITEKFGERWSIVGAGALGAIALGAAAFAPQMEHGLWLLAVSMTLVGMSASVFNLARQKFLTEAVPVLYRARALSTLGGVTRIGLFIGPFVGAGVMQFAGISGAYWVGFAGMMAAAALSLTIPDLVAPDTSDGAPRPPASTLRSVAASHAGVFLTVGFGILLLSALRASRQVVIPLWADHLGLDATHASLLFGLSGAIDMLVFYPAGKLMDRKGRQWVAIPSTVIMGSALILIPFTAGFVPLLLVALLIGFGNGISSGLIMTLGADFSPDNGRSHFLGIWRFIADSGGTGGPVLLSGLTAAISLSAGIWATGVLGFAAAVVFAVAIPRLKHRRNY encoded by the coding sequence ATGACCAAGACCCAGACAAACCAAACGTTCAGCCTTCGCAGCGTTGCTTTGCCGGCCTTCGGGCCCGCGTTGCTGTTCTGTATTGGTGAAGGGGCGGTCCTGCCGGTCATCGCGCTCTCGGCGCGTGACCTCGGGGCGTCCGTGGCAGTTTCCGCGCTGATAGTGACGCTGATTGGACTGGGCTCCTGGATCTTCAACATTCCGGCGTCGATCATCACGGAGAAGTTCGGCGAACGATGGTCGATCGTCGGGGCCGGTGCCTTGGGCGCAATAGCGCTGGGTGCGGCGGCTTTCGCACCGCAAATGGAGCACGGCCTGTGGCTGCTGGCGGTCTCGATGACACTCGTTGGCATGTCAGCCAGCGTCTTCAACCTTGCCCGGCAGAAATTCCTCACCGAAGCGGTCCCGGTTCTCTATCGCGCACGGGCACTGTCCACATTGGGTGGCGTGACCAGGATCGGTCTCTTCATTGGACCGTTCGTTGGGGCCGGCGTCATGCAGTTTGCGGGCATAAGCGGCGCGTATTGGGTGGGCTTTGCGGGCATGATGGCGGCCGCGGCTTTGTCGCTCACCATCCCGGATTTAGTGGCTCCGGATACGTCCGACGGCGCCCCTCGCCCTCCAGCGTCCACGCTGCGGAGCGTCGCTGCCTCCCATGCGGGCGTGTTCCTGACCGTTGGGTTCGGAATTCTCTTGTTGAGTGCCTTGCGTGCCTCGCGTCAGGTGGTGATCCCGTTGTGGGCGGATCACTTGGGGCTTGATGCCACCCATGCCTCGCTGTTGTTCGGCCTGTCCGGCGCAATCGACATGCTGGTGTTCTACCCTGCCGGAAAGCTTATGGACAGGAAGGGCCGGCAATGGGTGGCCATCCCGTCCACGGTGATCATGGGATCGGCCTTGATCCTGATTCCGTTCACTGCCGGGTTTGTGCCGTTGCTTTTGGTCGCGCTGCTGATCGGGTTCGGCAACGGCATTAGTTCAGGACTCATTATGACCTTGGGTGCCGACTTCTCGCCGGACAACGGCAGGAGCCACTTTCTGGGCATCTGGCGCTTCATTGCTGACTCGGGCGGAACCGGGGGACCGGTGCTGCTTTCCGGGCTGACGGCCGCCATCTCGCTGTCCGCAGGGATCTGGGCCACAGGCGTACTGGGCTTCGCAGCGGCAGTAGTGTTCGCCGTCGCAATTCCCAGATTGAAGCACCGGCGGAATTACTGA
- a CDS encoding cell wall anchor protein, whose translation MNRTLRRCLIGTCFAGGMIVLSATAANAADTTSGKDGILSGTQVIAPVTAPISKGATSLGLLGDSAATASAPGTAGGSGHAPAATTNGSSSIGSGTQVVAPVTVPMNLGSSSVGLLGGSTVASPATPAAPAAATGSTPAAGTSGSGGIASGTQVVAPVTVPITVGSTSAGVLGDSSVTTTPAASVPAPAPAPAPAQATTSGGESIASGAQVVAPISVPVNIGATAVGVAGDSAATSGSFAPVAPAAPSGTSSGASTNGSYGIGSGTQVVAPITAPVNVGSTSAGVLGDSSATNTGTSGGSAPAGTTGGSTTSGNDGLLSGTQVIVPITAPVSVGSTSVGVGGGSVGTVTPPVVTPPVVNPPVVTPPVVNPPVVTPPVVNPPVVTPPVVNPPTVNPPAGGGLVPGGNTGIDTAGVGTQAATIVPAGSTQGSITAAASTAVGSSNALATTGLNGTVVFWAGAMLLMGLLLAVGSRRKEAANRR comes from the coding sequence ATGAACAGGACCTTACGCAGGTGCCTCATCGGCACGTGCTTTGCCGGGGGCATGATTGTCCTCAGCGCAACCGCGGCCAATGCCGCGGACACCACTTCCGGCAAGGATGGAATCCTTTCCGGAACGCAGGTCATAGCGCCAGTAACAGCGCCGATTTCCAAGGGCGCCACATCACTGGGACTGTTGGGGGATTCAGCAGCTACGGCGTCCGCGCCGGGAACTGCTGGAGGTTCGGGCCACGCGCCTGCCGCCACCACCAATGGTTCCAGCAGCATCGGCTCCGGGACGCAAGTAGTCGCCCCGGTCACGGTGCCCATGAACCTGGGCTCGTCGTCAGTGGGTCTGCTGGGGGGCTCCACTGTGGCGAGCCCAGCCACACCTGCCGCACCAGCAGCGGCAACAGGTTCGACGCCGGCGGCCGGGACCAGCGGTTCCGGCGGCATCGCCTCGGGAACCCAAGTGGTAGCGCCAGTGACGGTGCCTATCACCGTGGGTTCGACGTCGGCCGGTGTTTTGGGGGATTCATCAGTCACCACCACGCCCGCAGCATCAGTTCCAGCTCCTGCACCGGCTCCTGCGCCGGCGCAGGCAACAACGTCGGGGGGAGAGTCAATCGCATCCGGCGCTCAGGTAGTGGCTCCGATATCGGTCCCTGTTAACATCGGAGCCACTGCTGTGGGTGTAGCTGGGGACTCTGCGGCTACGTCCGGTTCGTTCGCGCCTGTTGCTCCAGCTGCTCCTAGTGGGACCTCGTCGGGTGCCTCGACGAATGGTTCGTATGGCATCGGCTCTGGCACTCAGGTCGTCGCGCCGATTACGGCTCCGGTGAACGTGGGCTCTACCTCGGCCGGTGTGTTGGGTGACTCATCAGCTACGAACACCGGAACCAGCGGTGGGAGTGCTCCTGCTGGTACCACGGGTGGCAGCACCACTTCCGGCAATGATGGACTCCTCTCAGGCACCCAGGTGATCGTTCCGATTACGGCTCCTGTAAGCGTCGGCTCCACCTCGGTGGGGGTCGGCGGCGGATCGGTGGGCACTGTCACGCCACCCGTTGTTACGCCTCCGGTAGTGAATCCGCCGGTTGTTACGCCTCCGGTAGTGAACCCTCCGGTTGTTACGCCTCCGGTAGTGAACCCTCCGGTTGTTACGCCTCCGGTGGTGAACCCTCCGACCGTGAACCCGCCTGCTGGTGGCGGACTCGTCCCCGGTGGTAACACCGGTATCGATACGGCAGGTGTCGGCACCCAAGCCGCCACGATTGTTCCGGCTGGTTCAACCCAGGGCTCGATCACGGCGGCAGCCTCTACCGCCGTCGGGAGCTCAAACGCACTGGCCACTACGGGACTGAACGGCACCGTCGTTTTCTGGGCGGGCGCCATGCTCCTCATGGGTCTCCTCTTGGCAGTAGGTAGCCGCCGGAAGGAAGCAGCCAACCGCCGGTAG
- a CDS encoding MBL fold metallo-hydrolase, which yields MSAWLELGPNNYVLETEGSLLNTGLVVGSELAMVIDTGCGPRQGREILAAVREKTQLPLVVVNTHAHYDHYFGNAVFADDGVTEFWAHANCAAAIEKDADNQRRFVATNEPEMAAGEGDAVDIVVPNALVHDQPVLVDLGGITATLFYLGRAHTDGDLLVGTSTTLYVGDLVEQGAHPSFEDSYPEEWADALRHISALRHRYEFLVPGHGKPASDEFVKTMADTMGTAVRQATQSIRDMPSDATKAIPVLPYGPEQSRWFIKRLQETNAQGRASLATPDFGPEKTGFYPS from the coding sequence TTGTCAGCTTGGCTAGAACTCGGTCCCAACAACTACGTCCTGGAAACCGAGGGGTCCTTACTGAACACCGGGCTCGTAGTGGGCTCCGAACTCGCTATGGTCATCGACACCGGCTGTGGCCCCCGCCAAGGCCGTGAGATCCTCGCAGCAGTGCGCGAGAAGACCCAGCTTCCACTGGTGGTTGTGAACACCCATGCCCACTACGACCACTACTTCGGCAACGCCGTCTTCGCGGACGACGGCGTCACGGAGTTTTGGGCGCATGCCAACTGTGCGGCGGCTATCGAGAAAGACGCCGACAACCAGCGGCGCTTCGTCGCTACCAACGAACCTGAGATGGCAGCGGGGGAGGGTGACGCCGTTGACATCGTTGTTCCGAACGCGTTGGTCCATGACCAGCCCGTGTTGGTGGACCTCGGTGGGATCACTGCCACGCTCTTCTATCTTGGAAGGGCCCACACTGATGGCGACCTCCTGGTGGGCACCAGCACCACGCTGTATGTTGGCGATTTGGTGGAGCAGGGCGCGCATCCGTCATTCGAGGACTCGTATCCGGAAGAGTGGGCCGATGCCTTGCGGCACATCTCCGCTCTACGCCACCGCTATGAATTCCTGGTTCCAGGTCACGGCAAACCTGCCAGTGACGAGTTCGTGAAGACCATGGCAGACACCATGGGTACGGCAGTCCGGCAGGCCACACAGTCCATCCGTGACATGCCCTCGGACGCGACCAAAGCGATTCCGGTCCTTCCCTACGGCCCTGAGCAGTCCCGTTGGTTCATCAAGAGGCTTCAGGAAACCAATGCCCAGGGTCGTGCGTCGCTGGCCACGCCGGACTTCGGGCCTGAAAAGACCGGGTTCTACCCTTCGTAA